The proteins below are encoded in one region of Leptotrichia sp. oral taxon 218:
- the rplA gene encoding 50S ribosomal protein L1 yields MAKKGKRYNEISQKVDKMKVYTPEEALELVFDTKSAKFVETVELAVRLGVDPRHADQQVRGTVSLPHGTGKTVRVLAITSGDNIQKALDAGADFAGDDEYISKIQGGWLDFDLVIATPDMMPKLGRLGRILGTKGLMPNPKSGTVTTNIEQTVTEFKKGKVAFKVDKLGSIHLPIGKVDFSKEAIIENFKVALNQIVKLKPAASKGQYLRTVAISLTMGPGIKIDPLLAGSFVAE; encoded by the coding sequence ATGGCAAAAAAAGGTAAGAGATATAATGAAATATCTCAAAAAGTAGATAAAATGAAAGTTTATACTCCAGAGGAAGCTTTGGAATTAGTATTTGATACAAAAAGTGCAAAATTCGTTGAAACAGTTGAATTAGCTGTAAGACTTGGAGTTGACCCAAGACATGCTGATCAACAAGTAAGAGGGACAGTTTCGTTGCCACATGGAACAGGAAAAACTGTAAGAGTATTAGCAATTACTTCAGGAGATAACATCCAAAAAGCGTTAGACGCTGGAGCAGATTTTGCTGGAGATGATGAATATATCAGTAAAATTCAAGGTGGATGGTTAGATTTCGATTTAGTTATAGCTACACCTGATATGATGCCTAAATTAGGAAGATTAGGAAGAATTTTAGGAACTAAAGGACTTATGCCTAACCCTAAATCAGGAACAGTTACAACAAATATCGAACAAACTGTAACAGAATTTAAAAAAGGAAAAGTTGCATTTAAAGTTGATAAATTAGGTTCGATTCATTTACCAATTGGAAAAGTTGATTTTTCAAAAGAAGCAATCATAGAAAACTTTAAAGTTGCATTAAATCAAATTGTTAAATTAAAACCAGCAGCTTCTAAAGGACAATATTTAAGAACAGTTGCAATCTCATTAACTATGGGACCTGGAATTAAAATTGATCCATTATTAGCAGGAAGCTTTGTTGCTGAATAG
- a CDS encoding BMP family protein, protein MKRILTIFGVLFALMFIVACGNKPATADQVKDGKTSTDSTNANKRVAVVYSTGGKGDKSFNDSTFRGLEKAKKELGITYSEYEPKDPTSEAKDALTRFAEEGQYDLIIAVGYTMQDAVVAVADAFPDQKFAIIDSVVSGKPNVASLVFKEEEGSFLVGALAAMMDKTGTIGFVGADNSDLIAKFFAGYAQGARYIKPDIKVVPVTIGGTSAFNDQASAKAKTETLIQQGADVVYHAAGASGLGVFQAVKEKNIYGIGVDSNQDGLYPGNILTSMMKYVDNAVFDEIKTTLNGKFAAKVQTYGIKEDGIGTTNFEFTKDKIGEENIKRLEQIKQDIKNGKIVVKPKI, encoded by the coding sequence ATGAAAAGAATTTTGACAATTTTTGGTGTACTTTTTGCATTAATGTTTATTGTTGCGTGTGGAAATAAACCTGCAACAGCGGATCAAGTAAAAGACGGAAAAACTTCAACTGATTCGACAAATGCTAATAAGAGAGTAGCAGTTGTTTATTCTACTGGTGGAAAAGGTGATAAATCTTTTAATGACTCAACTTTCAGAGGTCTTGAAAAGGCTAAAAAAGAATTGGGAATAACTTATAGCGAATATGAGCCAAAAGATCCGACTTCAGAAGCAAAAGATGCTTTAACAAGATTTGCTGAAGAAGGACAATATGATTTGATAATCGCAGTTGGATATACAATGCAAGATGCTGTAGTTGCAGTAGCTGATGCATTTCCAGATCAAAAATTTGCGATTATTGACAGTGTAGTTAGTGGTAAACCAAATGTTGCTTCACTTGTATTTAAGGAAGAAGAAGGATCATTCTTGGTAGGAGCTTTGGCGGCTATGATGGATAAAACAGGAACAATTGGATTTGTAGGCGCTGACAATTCTGATTTGATAGCTAAATTTTTTGCAGGATATGCACAAGGTGCAAGATATATAAAACCTGATATTAAAGTTGTGCCAGTTACAATTGGTGGAACATCAGCATTTAATGATCAAGCTTCAGCAAAAGCTAAAACTGAAACTTTGATTCAACAAGGTGCAGATGTTGTTTATCATGCAGCTGGAGCAAGTGGACTTGGAGTATTTCAAGCTGTTAAAGAAAAAAATATTTATGGAATAGGTGTTGATTCAAATCAAGATGGTTTATATCCAGGAAATATTTTGACTTCTATGATGAAATATGTGGATAACGCAGTTTTTGATGAAATTAAAACAACTTTAAATGGAAAGTTTGCCGCAAAAGTTCAAACATATGGAATAAAAGAAGATGGAATTGGAACAACAAACTTTGAATTTACAAAAGATAAAATTGGTGAAGAAAATATTAAAAGACTTGAACAAATTAAACAAGATATTAAAAATGGAAAAATTGTTGTAAAACCAAAAATATAA
- a CDS encoding thymidine phosphorylase: MRVVDLIEKKREKEELAKEEIYFLLSEYLKGNVPDYQMSAFLMAVYFNDMTKNELLEFTTLMRDSGEIIKFEKINKFLVDKHSTGGVGDKVTVVLAPILAALGLASTKLSGKGLGHTGGTIDKFEAIKGFKFSSSKEEVEKIASKTGIGLMGYSDKIVPLDKKLYSLRDVTATVPSIPLIASSIMSKKLAIQSDVIILDVKVGDGAFMKNIDCARELAKRMIEIGIGFKRKVRAVLSNMDEPLGYSVGNAIEIIEAIETLKGNGAKDVKEVVYTIAALALEARGEIKELKDGYKKIDEVINNGLALLKLKEFITESGGNGNLVNDYSILSVAKEKLEVFSKNSGYVSKIKTEEIGKAAMIIGAGRATKQDKIDYSVGIKIFKKVGDKVEKGEKLAEIYYNDSKNVKDSKEMILKAYILQNEKIDKQKVVLEIINCKL, translated from the coding sequence ATGAGAGTAGTGGATTTGATTGAGAAAAAAAGAGAAAAAGAAGAACTTGCAAAAGAAGAAATTTATTTTTTATTGAGTGAATACTTAAAAGGAAATGTTCCAGATTATCAGATGTCGGCATTTTTAATGGCAGTTTATTTTAATGATATGACAAAAAATGAACTTTTGGAATTTACAACTTTAATGAGAGATTCGGGAGAAATTATAAAATTTGAAAAAATTAATAAATTTTTGGTCGACAAACATAGTACAGGTGGAGTGGGAGATAAAGTAACTGTTGTATTAGCACCAATACTTGCGGCACTTGGTTTGGCTTCGACTAAGTTATCGGGTAAAGGTTTAGGACATACTGGCGGTACGATAGACAAATTTGAAGCGATAAAAGGATTTAAATTTTCGAGTTCAAAAGAAGAAGTTGAAAAAATTGCAAGTAAAACAGGGATTGGTCTTATGGGATACAGCGATAAAATTGTTCCGCTTGACAAAAAATTGTATTCGTTAAGAGATGTTACGGCGACAGTTCCGAGTATTCCATTAATTGCAAGCAGCATAATGAGTAAAAAACTGGCGATTCAGTCGGATGTGATAATTCTTGATGTGAAAGTTGGTGACGGAGCTTTTATGAAAAATATTGATTGTGCAAGAGAATTGGCAAAAAGAATGATTGAAATTGGGATTGGATTTAAAAGAAAAGTAAGAGCAGTTTTGAGCAATATGGATGAACCGCTTGGATATTCGGTGGGAAATGCGATTGAAATAATAGAAGCAATTGAAACATTGAAAGGAAATGGAGCAAAAGATGTAAAAGAAGTAGTTTACACAATTGCTGCACTTGCATTAGAGGCGAGGGGAGAAATAAAAGAGTTAAAAGATGGATATAAAAAAATTGATGAAGTGATAAATAATGGACTTGCACTTTTAAAATTAAAGGAATTTATAACAGAAAGTGGAGGGAATGGAAATTTAGTAAATGATTATTCGATTTTATCAGTTGCAAAAGAAAAATTGGAAGTTTTTTCTAAAAATAGTGGCTATGTATCAAAAATAAAAACTGAAGAAATTGGAAAAGCGGCGATGATAATTGGAGCGGGTAGAGCTACAAAACAAGATAAAATTGATTATTCTGTCGGAATTAAAATTTTTAAAAAAGTTGGAGATAAAGTGGAAAAAGGGGAAAAATTGGCGGAAATTTATTATAATGATTCAAAAAATGTGAAAGATTCAAAAGAAATGATTTTGAAAGCATATATATTACAAAATGAGAAAATTGACAAACAAAAAGTTGTATTAGAAATTATAAACTGTAAATTATAA
- a CDS encoding beta-ketoacyl-ACP synthase III: protein MRVGILGTGSYVPEKVLTNDDLAKIVDTNDEWITTRTGIKERRIASENEATSDLAYEAAKRAIDDAGINKDEIDLIIVATMTPDHFTPSTAALVQDKLGIKAAAFDMSAACTGFVYAFTTGYSFIKSGIYKKVLVIGAETMSRVTDWSDRGTCILFGDGSGAVVLGEVQTGGFCASHLVADGSGACELIVPAGGSRKAVTVEALKNKETYLQMNGREIFKFAVKVFPESVDNVLSQQNITADDIDLFIPHQANIRIIESIAKRFKQPLDKFFVNLNKYGNTSGASIPIAIDEANRQNRLKKGNKIVITGFGGGLTYGSILFEWSK, encoded by the coding sequence ATGAGAGTAGGAATTTTGGGGACGGGTTCTTATGTTCCAGAAAAAGTGTTGACAAATGACGATTTAGCAAAGATAGTCGATACTAATGACGAGTGGATAACAACGAGAACTGGTATCAAGGAGCGAAGAATAGCCTCTGAAAATGAAGCCACTTCGGATTTAGCATATGAAGCTGCCAAAAGAGCTATAGATGACGCTGGAATAAATAAAGACGAAATTGATTTAATCATTGTTGCAACGATGACACCTGATCATTTTACACCATCAACAGCGGCATTAGTTCAAGATAAATTAGGAATAAAAGCTGCGGCTTTTGATATGAGTGCAGCATGTACTGGATTTGTCTATGCGTTTACGACTGGATACAGCTTTATAAAATCAGGAATTTATAAAAAGGTTCTTGTGATAGGTGCTGAAACTATGTCAAGAGTTACAGATTGGAGCGATAGAGGGACTTGCATCTTATTTGGAGATGGATCTGGAGCGGTTGTGCTTGGTGAAGTGCAAACTGGAGGATTTTGTGCAAGTCATTTGGTGGCAGATGGTTCTGGCGCTTGTGAATTAATTGTTCCTGCTGGTGGTTCGAGAAAAGCTGTTACTGTTGAAGCACTAAAAAATAAAGAGACATATTTACAAATGAATGGAAGGGAAATATTTAAATTTGCAGTAAAAGTATTTCCTGAGAGCGTTGATAATGTTTTAAGCCAGCAAAATATTACGGCGGACGATATAGATTTATTTATACCTCATCAGGCAAACATAAGAATAATTGAGTCGATTGCCAAAAGATTTAAACAACCATTAGATAAGTTTTTTGTAAATTTGAATAAATATGGAAATACTTCAGGAGCTTCAATTCCTATTGCGATAGACGAAGCAAATAGACAAAATAGGCTTAAAAAAGGTAATAAAATCGTAATAACAGGATTTGGTGGCGGACTGACATATGGTTCTATTTTATTTGAATGGTCAAAATAA
- the fabD gene encoding ACP S-malonyltransferase, whose amino-acid sequence MSKVAFVFPGQGTQYEKMGEVLYSSVSCENKKIIDEIFENNEEVKKVVFEGTKDELKDTKFAQPAIALFSVILTKLLKEKGINPDFVAGHSLGEYSSLYAAGFLNEIDTLKLISARGKIMSEAKIDGSMAAILGLPANEVENICCEIDGVIEAVNYNEPKQTVVAGEKAAIEKSLEIFKEKGARRALPLAVSGPFHSSLMKPVAEVLKKEFENYSWSDAKTPIVANTTANILTSSDEIKTELYNQTFGPVKWVDTINKLSENGVTKIYEVGPGKVLAGLIKKINKEIEVINIENVENIENI is encoded by the coding sequence ATGTCAAAAGTTGCTTTTGTATTTCCTGGTCAAGGAACACAATATGAAAAAATGGGTGAAGTTTTGTACAGCAGTGTAAGCTGTGAAAATAAAAAGATAATAGACGAAATTTTTGAAAATAATGAAGAAGTGAAAAAAGTTGTATTTGAAGGAACAAAAGATGAATTAAAAGATACAAAATTTGCACAACCAGCAATAGCTTTATTTTCAGTAATTTTAACAAAATTGTTAAAAGAAAAAGGAATAAATCCAGATTTTGTTGCAGGACATAGCTTGGGAGAATATAGTTCGCTGTATGCGGCTGGATTTTTGAATGAAATTGATACATTAAAATTGATTTCTGCCAGAGGGAAAATAATGAGTGAAGCTAAAATAGACGGTTCAATGGCTGCAATTTTAGGATTACCTGCAAATGAAGTGGAAAATATTTGTTGTGAAATTGATGGAGTAATTGAAGCGGTAAATTATAATGAACCTAAACAAACAGTTGTTGCGGGAGAAAAAGCTGCAATTGAAAAAAGTTTGGAGATCTTTAAGGAAAAAGGAGCTAGAAGAGCATTGCCACTTGCGGTATCAGGACCATTTCATTCATCACTTATGAAACCTGTTGCCGAAGTTTTGAAAAAAGAATTTGAAAATTATAGCTGGAGTGACGCAAAAACACCAATTGTAGCTAACACTACGGCAAATATTTTGACTTCATCTGATGAAATAAAAACGGAACTTTATAATCAGACATTTGGTCCTGTAAAATGGGTTGATACAATTAACAAACTTAGCGAAAATGGAGTTACAAAAATTTATGAAGTTGGACCTGGAAAAGTTCTTGCTGGACTTATTAAAAAAATCAATAAAGAAATAGAAGTTATTAACATTGAAAATGTAGAAAATATAGAAAATATATAA
- a CDS encoding acyl carrier protein produces the protein MLDKIKSIVAEQLGVDEDQVTEDASFVDDLGADSLDTVELIMAFEEEFDVEIPDEDAQKIKTVKDVMEYIESK, from the coding sequence ATGCTAGATAAAATTAAATCAATAGTTGCTGAACAATTAGGAGTTGACGAAGATCAAGTTACTGAAGATGCGTCATTTGTTGATGATTTAGGAGCTGATTCACTAGATACAGTTGAATTGATTATGGCATTCGAAGAAGAATTTGATGTAGAAATTCCTGATGAAGATGCACAAAAAATTAAAACAGTTAAAGATGTAATGGAATATATTGAATCTAAATAG
- the fabF gene encoding beta-ketoacyl-ACP synthase II, translating to MKRVVITGIGLVTPLGTGREKAWKNLLAGECGIDKITQFDSSNHPVHIAAEVKDFEAEKFIEKKEMKKIARFSQFAIAASKEALEDAKLEITEENADRIGTIIGSGIGGLDVIEQEVEKLVTRGPKRVSPFYIPAAIANMASGNTSIYTGAKGPNKTVVTACASGTNSIGDAFQTILLGKADAMIAGGTEATVTPSGIAGFANLKALSTNPDPKTASRPFTADRDGFVLGEGAGVLILEELEHAKARGAKIYAEVVGYGETGDAYHMTAPSDGGEGAARAFKMAMEQGNVKPEEVGYINAHGTSTPANDKNETQAIKTAFGEHAYKLSVSSTKGATGHLLGGAGGIEAAFLALAIDEGIMPPTINYENPDPLCDLDYVPNEARKRDIEVGMSSSLGFGGHNAVLAFRKYKG from the coding sequence ATGAAAAGAGTAGTTATAACGGGAATAGGCTTAGTAACGCCATTAGGAACTGGAAGAGAAAAAGCTTGGAAAAATTTGTTGGCTGGGGAGTGTGGAATTGATAAAATCACTCAATTTGATAGTTCAAATCATCCTGTACATATTGCAGCCGAAGTGAAAGATTTTGAGGCAGAAAAATTTATTGAAAAAAAAGAAATGAAAAAAATTGCTAGATTTTCACAATTTGCAATAGCGGCGTCTAAAGAAGCATTAGAAGATGCAAAACTTGAAATTACAGAAGAAAATGCGGATAGAATTGGAACAATTATTGGATCAGGAATTGGTGGACTTGATGTGATAGAACAAGAAGTGGAAAAATTAGTTACAAGAGGACCAAAAAGAGTGTCTCCATTTTATATTCCAGCAGCTATCGCAAATATGGCTTCTGGAAATACATCAATTTATACTGGAGCAAAAGGACCAAATAAAACAGTTGTAACCGCTTGTGCATCAGGGACAAACTCAATTGGTGATGCTTTCCAGACAATTTTATTAGGAAAAGCAGACGCTATGATTGCGGGAGGAACAGAAGCTACTGTGACACCTTCTGGAATTGCAGGATTCGCAAACTTAAAAGCACTTTCTACTAATCCTGATCCTAAAACTGCTTCAAGACCATTTACTGCGGATAGAGATGGATTTGTATTAGGAGAAGGAGCAGGTGTTTTGATTTTGGAAGAATTAGAACATGCAAAAGCTAGAGGAGCTAAAATTTATGCAGAAGTTGTAGGATATGGGGAAACAGGAGATGCATATCATATGACAGCGCCATCTGATGGTGGAGAAGGAGCCGCTAGAGCTTTTAAAATGGCAATGGAGCAAGGAAATGTTAAACCTGAAGAAGTTGGGTATATAAATGCACATGGAACTTCAACTCCAGCAAATGACAAAAATGAAACACAAGCGATAAAAACAGCATTTGGAGAACATGCCTATAAACTTTCAGTAAGTTCGACAAAAGGTGCGACAGGACATTTATTGGGAGGAGCAGGTGGAATTGAAGCTGCATTTTTAGCGTTGGCTATTGATGAAGGAATAATGCCACCTACAATAAATTATGAAAATCCTGATCCGCTTTGTGATTTGGATTATGTGCCAAATGAAGCTAGAAAAAGAGATATTGAAGTTGGAATGTCAAGTTCACTTGGATTTGGTGGACATAATGCAGTGCTTGCATTTAGAAAATATAAAGGATAA
- the rnc gene encoding ribonuclease III → MEKIGYEFKNRKYLEKALTHRSYSNEIEKTKRYNNEKLEFLGDAVLNLITTEYIYERYEGKTEGELAKLKSQIISEPVFSSISSDMELGEYLYLSNGEIMSGGRHRKSILGDAFEALIGAIFKDSDYYTAKKVALKFLLDKIDNLEEIEGTGDHKTILQEVVQGKYKKMPEYVLIGTKGPDHDKIFEICVKWNDEIFGVGVGKSKKEAEKNAAKEALEKIKKLKK, encoded by the coding sequence ATGGAAAAAATAGGATATGAATTTAAGAATAGAAAGTATTTGGAAAAAGCTTTGACACACAGATCGTATTCGAATGAAATTGAAAAGACGAAACGCTATAACAATGAAAAGCTTGAATTTTTAGGGGATGCTGTGCTAAATTTGATAACGACGGAATATATTTACGAAAGATATGAAGGAAAGACAGAAGGTGAACTTGCTAAATTAAAAAGTCAGATTATAAGTGAACCAGTATTTTCTTCGATTTCGTCTGATATGGAATTGGGTGAATATTTATATTTGAGCAATGGTGAAATTATGTCTGGTGGAAGACATAGAAAATCAATTTTAGGAGATGCATTTGAAGCGTTAATTGGTGCAATTTTTAAAGATTCTGATTATTACACTGCTAAAAAAGTTGCATTGAAATTTTTACTTGATAAAATAGATAATCTTGAAGAAATCGAAGGAACAGGAGACCACAAAACAATTTTGCAGGAAGTTGTTCAAGGAAAATATAAGAAAATGCCAGAATATGTGCTAATCGGGACTAAAGGACCTGATCACGACAAAATTTTTGAAATTTGTGTAAAATGGAATGACGAGATTTTTGGTGTAGGTGTAGGTAAAAGTAAAAAAGAAGCGGAAAAAAATGCAGCAAAAGAAGCACTTGAAAAAATAAAAAAATTGAAAAAATAG
- the coaD gene encoding pantetheine-phosphate adenylyltransferase, which yields MKKKALYPGSFDPITKGHLDIIRRSSKLFDKVVIGIFKNSTKSKSWFSDEEKIAMIKETLEKENIEAEVKIFNGLLVDFIRQEKVDILIRGLRALSDYEYELQFTLTNKTLAKSEYETVFLTASREYLYLSSSLVKEVAQNNGDLSHFVTREVEEKIIEKLKLMNE from the coding sequence ATGAAAAAAAAGGCTTTGTATCCAGGCAGTTTTGATCCAATAACAAAAGGTCATTTGGACATCATTAGGCGTTCTTCAAAATTATTTGACAAAGTGGTAATTGGGATTTTTAAAAATTCTACAAAATCAAAATCTTGGTTTTCTGATGAAGAGAAAATTGCGATGATAAAAGAAACTTTGGAAAAAGAAAATATAGAAGCAGAAGTTAAAATTTTTAATGGATTATTGGTAGATTTTATTCGTCAGGAAAAAGTTGATATTTTAATTCGTGGACTTAGAGCATTGTCAGATTATGAGTATGAACTGCAGTTTACGCTTACAAATAAGACACTTGCAAAAAGTGAATATGAAACAGTATTTTTGACTGCGTCAAGAGAATATTTGTATTTAAGTTCCAGTTTGGTTAAAGAAGTTGCACAAAATAATGGAGATTTAAGTCATTTTGTGACAAGAGAAGTGGAAGAAAAAATAATAGAAAAATTGAAATTAATGAATGAATAA